A region from the Cannabis sativa cultivar Pink pepper isolate KNU-18-1 chromosome 9, ASM2916894v1, whole genome shotgun sequence genome encodes:
- the LOC115722177 gene encoding protein SRC1, with the protein MSGIMNKISETLHMGGSHKPEDQHKSGEHHKEEHHKGEHHKVDEHKGEHKEGIMEKIKDKIHGEGGHEDKGEKKKKKKEKKKDGHDHHGHDSSSSDSD; encoded by the coding sequence atGTCTGGAATCATGAACAAGATCAGCGAAACCCTCCACATGGGAGGAAGCCACAAGCCTGAAGATCAACACAAATCCGGCGAACACCACAAGGAAGAGCACCACAAGGGAGAACACCACAAGGTCGACGAACACAAGGGAGAACACAAGGAAGGTATCATGGAGAAGATCAAGGACAAGATCCATGGCGAAGGAGGTCACGAAGATAAGggcgagaagaagaagaagaagaaggagaagaagaaggacGGTCACGATCATCATGGACACGATAGTAGCAGCAGCGATAGCGATTAG